The genomic segment TGAAAATGAACACTGTAACATCAGTAAATCCAAGAATGCATATGGGCTGTTTGAACGGTACCTTGAGAGTGTTATAGCATGTAGAAGCTGATGGAAGCCTATCCACATCCTGGCCTCCAAAAGTCGCCAAAAGAGGAACATCACAGACCACCtatattaaaaataacttttttagCCTGAATACTTGCATTCACTTTATTTTCATCGTGAATCCCTATAGTTTTTTCATAGCTTTCGCATATGTAAACTGCAAGTCAGCTGAAGAAAATTTTCGTAGCTGAAGTTATATTATAAATCCATGAAAAACTAAATAAACAAACTGGATTTGATAAACATCTTCATCAAGGTTCTGAAAAAATATCCAATGAGATACCTTATGAATAGTAAATGCAGGCTGAAGGTGCTTGAACCCGAGCAAAGGAGCTCGAGAACAGCTGGTTACAAACTTCAGAAGCATACAGCGTTCTCTTGGCTCAAACCCTGCAAAAGCCTGTGACAAAAGCAAAACGAAAGGTAATCTGAAAGCAGGCAACAACTTGAACAGTAACTGTTGAAAACAAGATATTAATTTATTATCCATTATCCAATAAATTAATAGTTAGGATAATTGTTTATTTGTATTTTGAATTCTGGAGTTGATTAGATTTCTTAGATAAGCTTCCACGGTTTCAGGGTTTTAGTTAGATAGAGTTTTCCAACAAATACTCCATGTATTTCCTGTTATTATTCAAGCAATAAGATCTGAGGAACTTCACTCAAGTAGAAAGAATTACCCAAGCGCCATCATAATCTAACAAGATAATAATGTGATGCTCTGATACAAGTGTAAGTAATAATTCTATTTCCTTGAGCACTTGTATGGTGTGTTTTTCTCATGACTTCaaaaaagtcaacaaaaatcTAAAAGAAATCAAAGATGCCGTGGGTGTTGTTTGACCACAACGTGCGATAGAAGTGGGCGTAATGAGATTTGAAGGAACTAAGCCTAGGTAAGATTATCGATTatcttaataaaataatttgttaATGCAAGATGTaagattttatataaaaaataaacctCTAAATTCAGCTAACTAAAACGAGCACTTTAATACTTTTATTTTAATCAGCATTATTGATCTTGTCATTTACCTTGTCATATGCTCACTCCGAACATCACTCGGAATTAAGAATTTCACAACTATGGTCATAAATCGGTCTGAAAATtcacaaaaagaagaaaaagctACATGCAAGATAAATAGGCATTTCGAACATATTTTGGACACAGCAGCTCACTTTTCTCAGCACAGTCATGTTATAGTATATAGGAGGATCTAACTCTAGGATTTCCAAGAACATGAGGTCCTCAAcctttttcttcaaaattaaaACACCATGGATTTACCTTGCAAACACCCAGTGATAAATAAGAAAATTGATGGAAGCTGAATTTTTAAGAATGGGCATCACATAtagtagaaaataaaattttcaatggAATAACTGGAGAGCAATCAAAACTCTCATACCTCCCAAAATATTTTAACCGTTCGACTTCCTTCGCTATAACCTCCAGTATATTTAGTATTTTTTCTCAAATCATCAACATCAATGTCATGGTTTCCACCTGAAAGTAActgaaaaacaaaattttacaGAAGAATGAAATGAAAGCCCATGAAGTAAAAAACATTTATCTCGAAAATCAGCAGCAAAATACCAAAGTCAACAACAAATACAGAAGTAAATGAATATGAACAAATGCACTACCAGATAAATACCATTGCCTTATATAGGTACTCGTGTGCACATCAAATGGAAAATCAGTTTCAAAGAAAAATACTAAGTTatccaatgaataaaaataGCAAACATGGTCAATGAATAGAAGAACCAATGATATCTCAGAGGGAAATTACCTGATTAAATTCACTGGCATTAAATAACTTCAACCATGATGGGGAAATCAAATCCGTCAACCCTCGATAAAATGCATTTGAAAAAGGAAGCATCTGCAATTCAGAACTGGAAATATGGTCATAAGCTATTAAAATTATACTTTAAAAGCGAAATTACAGTAGTTCTTTTCGATACCTGTCGGTTAAGTTTAAAGTCTGCCATTGCATGAACATATTGCAATTTGTTCTCATTTGTCACAGAGATGTCCTTGCCACCAGGTTTCAGTTCAATGATATGTCTTTTTCCAAGTGATTCTTCAGTAACTGTAAAATCCAAAGCTAGTTCCTCAACATCACCATCATAATTCTGCATATCCAAATCACTAATGACATCAGATATTAAAAATAGAAGAATGAAACTTCATTGCAACAGAGGTACATCGCCCAAAGGAGAAGCGTGATGGATCCAAAAAACAAGCATACTGAGGTGGAACTCAGATAGAGACAAAGACTGATTTCATCAgatattcagaaaaataaaTGAAACTTCATTAGTAACAGTGATACATCGCTCAAAGAAGAGAAGTAAGATGATCCAAATACCAAGGTATAAAAGGCTGATTTTCATGGTAGAAAAGATGAATGATAAACATCAATTTCACGTCGTCTAATGCCAAAATCACCTTCTTTCATGCCAGAATGAATGGTGATAATCATGATTTATTGGAAAATAACATCTGTTTTGTGCTAAGGATGAGCGCAAAACTTCACCACAACATACCGACATTAATCTTCTTGTTTCCCAGAATACATAACATGAAAAAACCTCACTAATCACCAATGTTCCATCGCAGCCTCCATAATGACCCTCACATCTCTCATGTACAGAACACTGTTTACTTTTTTGTTGTCCTTTTGCTTCTCTTAAAATGAATTCGATAAATTCCAACTGTTACCACTTATGGGGAACCCACATCTCTTCCCCAGCGAACTTATCACCCACTTTGAACATCCACAAAATATGTATGCCTTTTACAGAACATGACTAAAAAAACCTTCTATCATAAAACACATGCAGGGAATAGCTGGGTGGAACGAACACACAAACCGATAAAACATAAATTCACCTTAATGTTTAGTGAGGTCTGAAACATCATATGGAACTCATGTTTGAGGGAAAAAACTTTGAGGATAGAGTTTACCACCGCTCATTACCTATAATGTTCCATACCCCTTTAAAACACTAAGCTAAAGTGGTAATAATACATTAAATGGTGAAAGTTTTTAGGTTCTCAGAAATGTAGGCATTTACCTTAACATAAGTAAGGTTTTTGTAAAGCTCGGGATCAAGGGTTGATAGTTCATCCAGAAAGCTGTAGCGGCCCAACAGCTTTTGCACAAAAACATGTgaaaaacaataatcaagtagtATTCCTTCGTACAATGCTTTCCCAGCAATACGTCCCAGAAATTCAATCATTTGGATTCCGTTAtccaaaaatcttgcagtggtATTAGGTATAAGAAGTCTATCAGAAGTTGAAGCCTGGGAGAACAGCCCATACCTGAATAACATGCAGTCATTACAGAAAACCAGAAAGGGGGTAACTTTGAAAACTTCATGAGTACAGCTGTACACTACAGGGAAGACTCACTCTGGTGAAAAGGCTGATTTCGATACATCAGTCAAGAACTCCTTGGATAATCCACCATAATCAAGGCCAGCCTCTGGAAGGCCAGATTCACTGACAAATGAAACATGGATGGCAGACTTCAACTTTGAACCAAGTGAATTTAATTGCCGCAGTCCATCTTCAAAAATATGATCCCTACGAATTACTATCTCAATTGTTCGTGAACCAGGCCCAGTAACCTCACCAGTCAGTCTTCTGGACACTTTGTCCATGCTAATGAATTCTCTGAACATTTTCACCCTGCATGTTCAATAACATCCCATATCATTCATTCCTTATCAAATTCAAGAGGGAATAATTTCACTTTTTAAAGTTCGTGATGCCAAgtgtaaatttaaaaaatttctccAGTAATGACCAAGCATGTGGTGTGAGATATACTACATCTGAGTGTTATAATGGACTGATTTAAAGATAAGCCATGAAGGATGATGCATCCTCAAGAGTTAAGAATATATGTGATTTCCTTTATGTTTTAACTTTCAACAATATATCTTCATAGACAATGCTACTAAAAGTAATGGTGGTGCATGCGACAAAAAAAGACATTTTATTAGTGATGGTACCCTTAAGAGAGTAATTTGATAATTGCATTGCTAGCTTAAATAACATGGATAGAATAGGTTATATCCTCACTTAACCTTTATTGGAATCATCTACATAGTTTTGCCACTACATATAGACACCTGGGAGAAAGAACTAAGAAGTCAgttcttttttttcaaaaaaaaacgGATTTCTTTCTCCCAGGAGTCCTTATGAAGTGGTAAAATTATCACATTAGCATAGTAAAGAAAAATAGTATTCTGACTACCAATACTATACTTACACAACCATGAGAAGTAAGGATCATCTTTTGATATTTTACTTACCTCTCTTCGAATGGAAAAACATGTGGCATTGTAGTAACAACAGAACCCATCATTGAGGAAGGAGCTCCATCTGCAGCTGAAAGAACTTCATGAGTCCTGGCTGCAACAGCAATTGGCAGCCTGTTAATTTTACCAGGGGAGAGCCACAATGAAGGAGGGCAGAATCCGTGCCTACAGTCCCTTTCATATAATAAATGCAGACACCTAATAGCAGAATCTACAAGAGGTCGGTACTGACTGCTGATATTACGGGACAAAGAATTATATACAAGTGTATTCACTGTTGACGCAATTCTTCGCTGCTTCTCCAGTGCAAAAGGAACCTAATTAGTAACATTATAATGTCAATCAAATTGAAGTCACCACACATTATCACGTCCACAGTAAACAATTGCATTGAACTAATTAGGCCAAAAAAAACCTGTTTATCATAGAATTCCATATCATCAAGAACCAACAATAGATGTGAATAGCTGGAGCAGAAAAGATGAAGTAGACAtgatatatcttttgatatgcCCCCAGGACCCTGCCTTAGGAGCTCTACGTCCCACTCGTCAGGACGTTCCTCAATTTGACTAATGTTGGATTGACCATTGACTGTATTTGCATGATCATTATCTGCTGATGTTTTTCCAGTAATTTTATGCAACACATTGACCCATTTATTGCCAGGTATCTCTAATAAATTTCTTCTGCCTTCTCTCAGAAATTATATCAGCATTCCCTCCATACTTTGAATTTGTATAAACCGATTTTGAAGAGGCAGATTGATTCTTTCCCGGAAAAAGACATTTCTCTAGTTGTTCCCATAAACTCAAAACAAATCCAGGGGCAAATGACAACATGTTGAGGAGCGGCAAAGATTTGAGAACAGGATTTAAGGTTGAAAATAGTCGAAGCATGCACGaataataaaaagcaatatCAAGCAATTCGACTTTCCGTGAATACTCAGGATTGCCCGATGGCAGATTATTGATCTCATATAGACAAGCATCTCTTTCCGAATCTAGGAGTTTCTTCAGATGCCACTGCTTACAAGCAGGCATAAAATGATCCATGTATGAGAACTTTGAGAACCCGCAAGTTGTTTCACCCAAGAGAAGATCAGATTCAGCCGAAGTATCTTTATCAGGTTCGATTTCTTCGTTCTGCCTTATTATCAAGCTGAAGTTTTCAAGTGAAGCCAATAAGTTATCTGCAAGTAAAATAACTACACGGAGATACAAAGCATAGTCTAATCCTGCAGCAAATTTTCCTGACTCCGGAGAGTTTATGTCACATGCTGTTGCAAGATACACAATGTTTGAAAGAGCCCAACCGATTTGTGGCATCTTTCTGGAGTTGAGGGGTACCGTTGATTGAGTGATCTCAGAAGTTTCCTCAAAAATCTTCTCTCTTGAGATCTGCCATAAACTGCCATAGTTTGATCAGTACCCTAATATTTATCAAGGAAAGCTACAAGTtgcttaaaaaaattatatacttTTTGTCACTCCAATTTTAGAGCTAATCAGAGAACCTATGATTAGAGAAGTAAGAAAATACTTGAGCATTTTTTTGCAAGGAAGACACATTTGATGTATTTAACACTTGATCACGAAGGGTATTTCCCCTTTAAGTCTGATCCTACCAGTGAGATCCTGAAGCAAGATGCTAATATGGACTTGGCACTCAAGTTAATAGAATATAGACACAACATTTTCAGAAAGGTAAATATTCAGAATTACTAActgcatttaatattttttctactAGTCACTCGGGGTATTTCCCCTTTAGCTTGCTCTTACCAGGAATATTTTGAAGCAAGGTGATAATACAGACTCGTGTCTCAGAGCAGGCACAAGTATTGTAGGTAAACGTTGAGGAAACCAAGGTATCGTCatcattgaaacacaatactgTGAGACAGCACACTCCAAAATGCCATTATCATTCTCATCCATGTTTGTTATGTGGAATGGTCGTAAAGATAAAGTTACAGCACTGGCAATTATCAAGAATCTATCATCTGTCTGACGAGGGTACACCTCTAGAGAAGAAAGAGGAGCTTCCAATTTACAGATGAATTTCCTAATGCAATCGTACAAGCCACTTTTTTTGCTTCCAATAAACAGTACTAGACTTTTCACTGCGTTAAGTGCATCCTTGCGGTTATCATCAACAATGCAGTTCCAACCTTTTGGATCAGTTAAAAGAATTGCTAATCGCATAGCAAGTGATGTGAGGACAACATCTTGAGTCCCTTTGTTGAAGAAGTCGAACACAGACAAAATAAACAAGCAAAGGGAAATCAGCTTCTTTGATTGATGAAACCATATCTTTCTCTCTTCGGTGCTATCAGTTGCCATTGAGCAGAAATTCTGACGCGCATCTGTAAGTCAAAGATAGTAGTATTTAATCATAAAACCAACCAAAGGCAATTATCTAAACTAAATTACTATCACCTCACTCTCCAATGCAATGCTGTTCCGAGGGTATCAAGGGAATCTCTAGTAGTTATCTAGTAAAAAGCAACTTATAGTTTAGTATCATATTCTCAAAGTTCACTAGAGTCCCAAATAACCAATATCCTTCAATTCAACAAAAGTGCACATCAGAAATGTTCACTGAAGATGAGTAGTTTCCAAATTAAGTGCAAATACGTAAGCAAGAATGCCTACTTACTTCAGGGAAGTCTATTCGGGTATGAAAATAGTTTCCTAGAAAAGATGAAGCAAGAGGAACAAGAGTAAGGAATATTTTGCAGTCCCAGATA from the Primulina eburnea isolate SZY01 chromosome 3, ASM2296580v1, whole genome shotgun sequence genome contains:
- the LOC140826117 gene encoding LOW QUALITY PROTEIN: E3 ubiquitin-protein ligase UPL7 (The sequence of the model RefSeq protein was modified relative to this genomic sequence to represent the inferred CDS: deleted 1 base in 1 codon) — protein: MNEPPKTQVSLRGASAKEITRDALLEKVNQERELRNYTRRANAAALFIQRVWRRHYEIKMVALRLQQEWEIKMTNRASNLTRMQMSGQVLRPFLFFTSYLSVRRGKIGDRDRSCMIDCFRIVLESVSLKDARQNFCSMATDSTEERKIWFHQSKKLISLCLFILSVFDFFNKGTQDVVLTSLAMRLAILLTDPKGWNCIVDDNRKDALNAVKSLVLFIGSKKSGLYDCIRKFICKLEAPLSSLEVYPRQTDDRFLIIASAVTLSLRPFHITNMDENDNGILECAVSQYCVSMMTIPWFPQRLPTILVPALRHESVLSPCFKIFLISREKIFEETSEITQSTVPLNSRKMPQIGWALSNIVYLATACDINSPESGKFAAGLDYALYLRVVILLADNLLASLENFSLIIRQNEEIEPDKDTSAESDLLLGETTCGFSKFSYMDHFMPACKQWHLKKLLDSERDACLYEINNLPSGNPEYSRKVELLDIAFYYSCMLRLFSTLNPVLKSLPLLNMLSFAPGFVLSLWEQLEKCLFPGKNQSASSKSVYTNSKYGGNADIISERRQKKFIRDTGNKWVNVLHKITGKTSADNDHANTVNGQSNISQIEERPDEWDVELLRQGPGGISKDISCLLHLFCSSYSHLLLVLDDMEFYDKQVPFALEKQRRIASTVNTLVYNSLSRNISSQYRPLVDSAIRCLHLLYERDCRHGFCPPSLWLSPGKINRLPIAVAARTHEVLSAADGAPSSMMGSVVTTMPHVFPFEERVKMFREFISMDKVSRRLTGEVTGPGSRTIEIVIRRDHIFEDGLRQLNSLGSKLKSAIHVSFVSESGLPEAGLDYGGLSKEFLTDVSKSAFSPEYGLFSQASTSDRLLIPNTTARFLDNGIQMIEFLGRIAGKALYEGILLDYCFSHVFVQKLLGRYSFLDELSTLDPELYKNLTYVKNYDGDVEELALDFTVTEESLGKRHIIELKPGGKDISVTNENKLQYVHAMADFKLNRQMLPFSNAFYRGLTDLISPSWLKLFNASEFNQLLSGGNHDIDVDDLRKNTKYTGGYSEGSRTVKIFWEAFAGFEPRERCMLLKFVTSCSRAPLLGFKHLQPAFTIHKVVCDVPLLATFGGQDVDRLPSASTCYNTLKLPTYKRLSTLRAKLLYAINSNTGFELS